A region of Solanum dulcamara chromosome 7, daSolDulc1.2, whole genome shotgun sequence DNA encodes the following proteins:
- the LOC129894876 gene encoding uncharacterized protein LOC129894876 yields the protein MTGGEEFNAAANIMIPVENPESSQNIADIQNDEKMAHMAQELEILREELRQVRDLAKLSATTFPSFKMPSYLPRADLPPTDSPNMPKRAPIHGQAPLAHPSAIRTAPDLPTQDPVTPTYPVTNQIFGAHTVAPYDSQIPPVYAVEAPTFTTPVRVKVSHEVDQYAEMEKDARLKEDESIDAQLRGLRKALKNLQVSRGTESLDYDDLCIHPDIDMPVGYKPPKFDIFDGKSDPHAHLRAYCDKLVGVGRNEKLRMKLFIRSLSGEALTWYTRQDPRKWYNWQEMAEDFMNRFRFNTEITADRFSLANIQKKPSEDFQEYARRWRTEAARVQPPLDESELSKYFIRAQEGIYFDKMMSMMGQKFAELVKMGDFIEEGIKSGKIQSMAALQAASKAIQSGSIGGIKKKREDVSVVNYQHGGQSHQYPKNPQIVAHTPYTSYPVYNTRPHYNPPRAPTYQSPTRPHVPLQAPTHQNRPAYVPRPRPNLEARNTRTYTPIAEPYAQLFERLRIAGVLQPVEGKLPDPIPYNFDGNKRCAYHSGIQGHDTEDCYGLKNQVETLIRRGIIKCTPTPPNVNNNPLPNHENREVNMISLEEEYNLGETITPVWNAEEAATASPVQPIITVQLKEPLTVQTYLPRVVVTTTVARKAEFDTKEVP from the coding sequence ATGACAGGTGGAGAAGAATTTAATGCTGCTGCAAACATAATGATACCAGTAGAAAATCCTGaaagttctcaaaatatagCCGACATCCAAAATGACGAGAAGATGGCTCACATGGCGCAAGAGCTTGAGATTTTGAGAGAGGAACTACGTCAAGTGCGAGACTTGGCCAAGCTTTCGGCTACTACCTTCCCAAGTTTCAAGATGCCCAGCTACCTCCCTAGAGCTGACCTGCCTCCTACAGATTCTCCAAACATGCCTAAACGTGCTCCCATTCATGGTCAAGCACCATTAGCTCATCCGTCTGCAATCAGGACTGCTCCTGACCTTCCCACTCAAGACCCCGTCACACCTACCTACCCAGTGACAAACCAGATATTTGGAGCACACACCGTCGCTCCTTATGATTCACAGATCCCACCTGTATATGCTGTTGAGGCCCCTACTTTCACGACACCGGTTAGGGTCAAGGTCTCGCATGAGGTGGACCAATATGCAGAGATGGAGAAGGATGCCCGATTGAAAGAAGATGAGTCAATAGACGCTCAACTTCGAGGTCTAAGAAAGGCGTTGAAAAACCTACAAGTCTCTAGGGGAACAGAGAGCCTAGATTATGATGACTTATGTATCCACCCAGATATTGACATGCCGGTAGGATACAAGCCCCCAAAGTTTGACATATTTGATGGAAAGAGCGATCCTCACGCACATCTGAGGGCATACTGTGACAAGTTAGTCGGTGTAGGGAGAAATGAGAAACTAAGAATGAAGTTGTTCATTCGAAGTCTATCTGGAGAAGCGTTGACCTGGTATACACGCCAGGATCCTCGCAAATGGTATAACTGGCAGGAAATGGCCGAGGATTTCATGAATCGTTTCAGATTTAATACTGAAATCACTGCGGACAGGTTCTCATTAGCCAACATACAAAAGAAACCATCGGAGGACTTCCAGGAGTATGCACGACGTTGGAGAACCGAGGCTGCAAGGGTTCAACCACCGCTCGATGAGAGTGAGctctcaaaatactttattcgAGCACAAGAAGGTATCTACTTTGACAAGATGATGTCAATGATGGGCCAAAAGTTTGCAGAATTGGTCAAGATGGGAGATTTTATAGAGGAAGGCATCAAATCAGGTAAAATTCAGTCCATGGCTGCATTGCAAGCTGCAAGTAAGGCCATACAATCAGGATCCATTGGTGGCATCAAGAAGAAAAGGGAGGATGTTTCAGTCGTCAATTACCAACATGGAGGACAATCCCACCAATACCCAAAAAATCCCCAAATTGTTGCACATACTCCATACACCTCGTATCCAGTGTATAATACCCGACCACACTATAATCCACCTCGAGCACCAACATACCAAAGTCCAACAAGACCACATGTCCCACTCCAAGCACCAACCCACCAAAACAGACCAGCATATGTGCCAAGACCACGTCCAAATCTCGAAGCCAGAAATACTCGCACCTATACACCCATTGCTGAACCTTATGCTCAATTGTTTGAAAGGTTAAGGATAGCAGGAGTACTACAGCCAGTTGAGGGAAAACTCCCCGACCCAATCCCTTACAATTTTGATGGAAACAAGCGATGCGCTTACCACTCGGGAATCCAAGGGCATGACACAGAAGATTGTTATGGCTTGAAAAACCAGGTTGAGACGTTGATCAGAAGAGGAATAATAAAATGCACTCCAACACCTCCGAATGTGAACAACAACCCTTTGCCAAATCATGAGAATCGAGAAGTCAACATGATTTCTCTAGAAGAAGAGTACAACTTGGGAGAAACCATCACGCCTGTCTGGAACGCCGAAGAAGCTGCCACTGCATCTCCAGTGCAACCTATTATCACTGTTCAGCTAAAGGAACCTCTTACTGTCCAAACATATCTCCCGAGAGTTGTAGTAACCACTACAGTTGCTAGAAAGGCTGAGTTTGACACCAAAGAAGTCCCATAG